A DNA window from Leptolyngbya sp. KIOST-1 contains the following coding sequences:
- a CDS encoding cytochrome c biogenesis protein: MTRSDTPNDSLWNGLRDYFRQDLLPLLADLRLAILLLLAIAAFSVSGTVIEQGQTLEFYQANYPTDPALFGFLSWKVILTAGLDHVYRTWWFLALLIVFGASLVACTFTRQFPALGAAQRWKYYTQPRQFQKLALSAELSATDLATLSMRLTQRRYRVFQDGPQLYGRKGIVGRIGPIVVHASMILILLGSIWGAMTGFFAQEIVPSGETFQIRNVFDAGPWAAAQIPKDWAVRVNRFWIDYTPEGTIDQFYSDLSVLDLAGTEIDRKTIYVNEPLRHRGVTLYQADWGIAAVRVKLNNSPILQLPMQLLDNDGPRFWGTWLPTKPDLSAGVTLLASDLQGSVLIYDNAGQLISTVRQGMAAEINGVTLTLVDVVGSTGLQIKADPGIPLVYGGFGLLMLGVIMSYVSHSQVWALEQGETVYIGGRTNRAQVAFERELLALLAELSAESSGEFYGDTGVTPQPVVSR, translated from the coding sequence ATGACTCGATCTGACACTCCAAACGATTCCCTCTGGAACGGGTTGCGCGACTACTTTCGCCAAGACCTGCTGCCGCTGTTGGCCGATTTACGGTTGGCGATTCTCCTGTTGCTTGCGATCGCCGCATTCAGCGTCAGCGGCACCGTGATTGAGCAGGGGCAAACCCTCGAGTTCTACCAGGCTAACTACCCCACCGATCCGGCCCTGTTTGGCTTTTTGAGCTGGAAAGTGATTTTGACCGCCGGACTGGATCACGTCTATCGCACCTGGTGGTTTTTGGCCTTGCTGATCGTCTTTGGGGCCAGCCTGGTGGCCTGCACCTTTACCCGGCAGTTTCCGGCGCTGGGGGCAGCCCAACGGTGGAAGTACTACACCCAACCGCGCCAGTTCCAAAAGCTAGCCCTCAGCGCTGAGCTTTCCGCCACCGACCTGGCTACCCTCTCAATGCGGCTGACCCAGCGGCGCTATCGGGTGTTTCAGGATGGCCCCCAGCTTTACGGGCGCAAGGGAATCGTGGGGCGCATTGGCCCGATTGTGGTCCACGCCAGCATGATTCTCATTCTGCTGGGGTCGATCTGGGGAGCCATGACCGGCTTCTTTGCCCAGGAAATCGTGCCCAGTGGCGAGACCTTTCAGATTCGCAATGTCTTCGATGCTGGCCCCTGGGCGGCGGCTCAAATTCCCAAGGACTGGGCGGTGCGAGTCAACCGATTCTGGATCGACTACACCCCCGAAGGCACCATTGACCAGTTCTACTCCGATCTGTCCGTGCTGGACCTGGCGGGGACCGAGATCGATCGCAAAACCATTTACGTCAACGAGCCGCTGCGGCACCGGGGAGTGACCCTCTACCAGGCTGACTGGGGCATTGCGGCGGTGCGGGTAAAGCTCAACAACAGCCCCATTCTGCAACTGCCCATGCAGCTGCTGGACAATGACGGCCCCAGGTTTTGGGGCACCTGGCTACCCACCAAACCCGACCTGAGCGCAGGGGTTACGCTGCTAGCCAGCGACCTGCAGGGATCGGTCCTGATCTATGACAATGCCGGACAGCTGATCTCCACTGTGCGCCAGGGTATGGCTGCGGAAATTAACGGGGTGACGCTAACACTGGTGGATGTTGTCGGCAGTACCGGTCTTCAGATCAAGGCCGACCCCGGCATTCCCCTCGTTTATGGCGGCTTTGGCCTGCTGATGTTGGGGGTGATCATGAGCTATGTCTCCCACTCCCAGGTGTGGGCTCTGGAGCAGGGGGAGACCGTCTATATCGGTGGCCGAACCAACCGGGCCCAGGTCGCCTTT
- a CDS encoding cytochrome c biogenesis protein CcdA — protein sequence MFQTLQLYLYDLAQWANQLVNDQLTHVSWVSLSVVGVAGLLTSLSPCLLSMLPIMVGYMGGYASDRRGDTLLRSLAFALGLATTLALLGLGAGLFGLVYGQVAWGLPLIVSLVAIVMGLNLLGVVPLALPAGAGPSFDSLNLPPWLRAYALGLTFGIVASPCSTPVLATLLAWISATQDPLLGSALLLAYATGYVAPLVLAGTFTASLRRLLALRQWSSWVTPASGALLLGFGVFSLLSRLLPSTLV from the coding sequence ATGTTCCAAACCCTCCAGCTCTATCTGTACGATCTGGCCCAGTGGGCTAACCAACTGGTGAATGATCAGCTCACCCATGTGTCTTGGGTGAGCCTGTCTGTGGTGGGGGTGGCCGGTCTACTGACGAGCCTGTCGCCCTGTCTGCTATCCATGCTGCCCATCATGGTGGGGTATATGGGGGGCTACGCGAGCGATCGCAGAGGAGATACCCTTCTGCGATCGCTCGCCTTTGCGCTGGGGCTAGCCACAACCCTGGCGCTGCTGGGTCTGGGGGCCGGTCTGTTTGGCCTGGTCTACGGCCAGGTGGCCTGGGGGCTTCCCCTAATCGTGAGTTTAGTGGCCATCGTCATGGGCTTAAACCTGCTGGGGGTGGTGCCTTTGGCCCTACCCGCCGGGGCTGGCCCCAGTTTCGACAGCCTCAACCTGCCCCCCTGGCTGCGCGCCTACGCCCTGGGTCTAACCTTTGGCATTGTGGCATCGCCCTGTAGTACCCCGGTGCTGGCCACCCTGTTGGCCTGGATTTCCGCCACCCAAGATCCGCTCCTAGGCAGTGCCCTGCTGCTGGCCTATGCCACAGGCTACGTTGCGCCGCTGGTGCTGGCTGGCACCTTTACCGCCAGTCTCAGGCGACTGCTGGCGTTGCGCCAGTGGTCGAGTTGGGTGACCCCCGCCAGCGGAGCGCTGCTGTTGGGGTTTGGTGTCTTTTCGCTGCTGTCGCGGCTGCTGCCGTCTACTCTGGTTTAA
- the apcB gene encoding allophycocyanin subunit beta, giving the protein MQDAITSVINSSDVQGKYLDGSALDKLKAYFQTGELRVRAASTISANAAEIVKEAVAKSLLYSDITRPGGNMYTTRRYAACIRDLDYYLRYATYAMLAGDPSILDERVLNGLKETYNSLGVPIGATVNSIQAMKEVTASLVGADAGKEMGVYFDYICSGLS; this is encoded by the coding sequence ATGCAAGACGCAATTACTTCTGTTATCAATTCCTCCGACGTGCAGGGCAAGTACCTGGACGGGTCCGCCCTCGACAAGCTCAAGGCTTACTTCCAGACCGGTGAACTGCGGGTGCGTGCCGCCAGCACCATCAGCGCTAACGCCGCTGAAATCGTGAAGGAAGCCGTGGCTAAGTCCCTGCTGTACTCCGATATCACCCGCCCCGGTGGCAACATGTACACCACCCGTCGCTATGCCGCCTGCATTCGCGACCTCGACTACTACCTCCGCTACGCCACCTACGCCATGCTGGCTGGGGATCCCTCCATTCTGGATGAGCGCGTGCTCAACGGTCTGAAGGAAACCTACAACTCCCTGGGTGTACCCATCGGTGCTACCGTCAACTCCATCCAAGCCATGAAAGAAGTGACCGCCAGCCTGGTGGGCGCTGATGCCGGTAAGGAAATGGGCGTTTACTTCGACTACATCTGCTCTGGTTTGAGCTAG
- the apcA gene encoding allophycocyanin subunit alpha encodes MSIVTKSIVNADAEARYLSPGELDRIKGFVTSGERRLRIAQVLTESRERIVKEAGNQLFQKRPDVVSPGGNAYGEEMTATCLRDMDYYLRLITYGVVAGDVTPIEEIGLVGVREMYNSLGTPIPAVAEAVRSMKAVATGLLSSDDAAEAASYFDYVVGAMQ; translated from the coding sequence ATGAGTATTGTCACGAAGTCAATCGTGAATGCCGACGCTGAGGCTCGCTACCTCAGCCCTGGTGAACTGGATCGCATCAAAGGTTTTGTTACCTCTGGCGAGCGCCGTCTGCGGATTGCTCAGGTGCTGACCGAATCCCGCGAGCGCATCGTTAAGGAAGCCGGCAACCAGCTGTTCCAAAAGCGCCCCGACGTTGTTTCTCCCGGTGGCAATGCCTACGGCGAAGAAATGACTGCCACCTGCCTGCGCGATATGGACTACTACCTGCGTCTGATCACCTACGGTGTGGTCGCTGGTGATGTCACCCCCATCGAAGAAATCGGTCTGGTGGGCGTGCGCGAAATGTACAACTCCCTGGGCACCCCCATTCCCGCCGTAGCTGAGGCTGTGCGCTCTATGAAGGCTGTCGCCACCGGGCTGCTGTCCAGCGACGATGCTGCTGAAGCCGCATCCTACTTCGACTATGTTGTCGGCGCTATGCAGTAG
- a CDS encoding FtsW/RodA/SpoVE family cell cycle protein, with product MVPWVDSTVAQWSAEARWLRWLTFIWLGGGLLILFSASYAVAVAEHGYGLHYVMVQLLWAVIGLVVFNRIVHTSLDRLLKGSGIVLLILVGLVALTLIPTLGVTVNGATRWLPLGPFMIQPSELIKPCLVLQGARLFGRWPQLTWATRLTWLGVFTAILGLILMQPNLSTAAICGLTLWLIALAAGLPYTYLWLTAGGGLLTAGISISLKTYQRQRIVSFLNPWADPGDQGYQLVQSLLAIGSGGLWGQGFGLSQQKLYSLPIQYTDFIFAVFAEEFGFVGCLVLLMLLAGYASVALLVALRLQHPLHRLVAVGAMVVLVGQSLLNMGVATGVLPTTGLPFPLLSYGGSSMVASLATAALLVRAAREINLTEPVAIQDRAKPKLREGVSLRVMDGGHLLS from the coding sequence TTGGTTCCATGGGTTGACTCCACGGTAGCGCAGTGGTCGGCGGAGGCGCGCTGGTTACGGTGGCTCACCTTTATCTGGCTGGGAGGCGGGCTACTGATTCTGTTTTCCGCCTCCTATGCCGTGGCGGTGGCAGAGCACGGTTATGGCCTGCACTACGTCATGGTGCAGTTGCTCTGGGCCGTCATTGGTCTGGTAGTTTTCAATCGGATTGTGCACACGTCCCTGGATCGTTTGCTTAAAGGGTCAGGCATTGTACTCCTGATCCTGGTGGGGCTGGTGGCTCTAACTCTGATTCCTACTCTGGGCGTGACGGTCAATGGGGCGACCCGCTGGCTGCCCCTGGGACCATTCATGATTCAGCCATCGGAGCTGATTAAACCCTGCCTGGTTTTGCAGGGGGCGCGGCTGTTCGGGCGTTGGCCACAGCTCACCTGGGCCACTCGTCTCACCTGGCTGGGTGTCTTTACGGCCATTCTGGGGCTGATATTAATGCAGCCCAACTTGAGTACAGCGGCCATTTGTGGGCTGACGCTCTGGCTGATTGCCCTAGCGGCTGGGCTTCCCTACACCTACCTGTGGCTGACCGCTGGCGGAGGGCTACTGACCGCCGGGATCAGCATTAGCCTCAAGACCTATCAGCGCCAGCGAATTGTTTCGTTTCTAAATCCCTGGGCCGATCCGGGGGACCAGGGCTATCAGCTGGTGCAGAGCTTGCTGGCGATTGGGTCTGGGGGATTGTGGGGGCAGGGGTTTGGGTTATCGCAGCAGAAGCTGTATTCCCTGCCCATTCAGTACACCGATTTTATATTTGCGGTGTTTGCTGAGGAGTTTGGCTTTGTAGGGTGTCTGGTACTGCTGATGCTGCTGGCTGGTTATGCCTCCGTAGCCCTGCTGGTAGCCCTACGGTTGCAGCATCCGCTCCATCGGCTGGTGGCGGTGGGGGCGATGGTGGTTTTGGTGGGCCAGTCTCTGTTGAATATGGGGGTGGCCACGGGGGTATTGCCGACGACGGGGCTGCCCTTCCCACTGCTGAGCTACGGGGGTAGCTCGATGGTAGCCAGCCTGGCGACGGCGGCTTTGCTGGTGCGGGCGGCGCGAGAAATTAACCTGACCGAGCCAGTAGCAATCCAGGACAGGGCAAAACCTAAGCTCCGGGAAGGGGTGTCGCTACGCGTGATGGATGGCGGCCATCTGCTTTCCTGA
- a CDS encoding phycobilisome linker polypeptide, translating into MRMFKVTACVPSQTRIRTQRELQNTFFTKLVPYENWFKEQQRIQKMGGKIVKVELATGRQGANTGLL; encoded by the coding sequence ATGCGCATGTTTAAAGTCACCGCCTGTGTTCCCAGCCAAACCAGGATTCGGACCCAGCGCGAACTTCAAAATACCTTTTTTACCAAGCTGGTACCCTACGAGAACTGGTTCAAAGAGCAGCAGCGGATTCAAAAAATGGGTGGCAAAATCGTTAAGGTTGAGTTGGCGACGGGGCGGCAAGGGGCCAACACTGGTCTGCTATAA